ATGCTCACCAAGGAGGGCTTCTGGGTGGCCATGGCCTCCCAGGGCGAGGAGGGCCTCCAGATGGCCAGGGCCCTGCTGCCCGACATCATCACCCTGGATGTGGCCATGCCTGGCCTGGACGGCTGGCAGGTGCTGGGGCGCCTCAAGGCCGAACCCCAGCTCAAGGAGATCCCCGTCATCCTCCTCACCATGCTGGAGGGCAGGCAGAAGGGCTTCGCCCTGGGGGCCTCGGCCGTGGCCCAGAAGCCCATCTCCCGGACCGACCTCCTGGCCCTCATCCAGGACCTGGATCCCACCGGAGGCGAGGACCCCATCCTGGTGGTGGAGGACGATCCGCCCACCCAGGAGGCCCTGCTCCGGATCCTGGCGGACCAGGGCTGGAGCACCCGCAAGGCCACCGACGGCCACCAGGCCCTGGAAGCCCTCCAGGGCACCCTGCCCAGGCTCATCCTCCTGGACCTCATGCTGCCGGGCATGGACGGGTTCCAGTTCCTGGCCGAGCTCCAAAACGACAGCGGCTGGCGGGAGATCCCCGTGGTGGTGCTGACAGCCAGGGAGCTGAGCGAGGAGGACCGGAAACGCCTCCAGTTGGATCAGGTCCGGCACGTATTCCGGAAGGGGGCCTGCTCCAAAGATGACCTGCTGGAGGTCATCCGCTCCCTGATTCTCCGCTGGACCCGCAAACCCAGGAAGCTGCGAGGTGGGACATGAGCAGGATCCTCTTGGTGGAGGACAACGAGATGAACCGCGATGTCCTCTCCCGCCTCCTCAAGCGCCGGGGTTACGAGATGTGCTTCGCAGAGGACGGGGAGGTGGCCCTGCGCGTGGCCAGCGAGCAGCACCCTGACCTCATCCTCATGGACATCAGCCTGCCGGTGATGGACGGCAACGAGGCCACCCGGCGCCTGCGGGCCGATCCTTGCTTCGCCACCCTGCCCATCATCGCCCTCACGGCCCATGCCCTCGCCAGCGACCGCGAAATCGCCATGGCCGCGGGCTGCACCGACTACGAGACCAAGCCCATCGACTTTCCCCACCTGCTGGAGAAGATCGCCAGACACCTGGACCATCCCATCGAGTGAACCAGGCTCAGTCCCCGTCCAGCTTCCGCACCTGCACCTGCAGGACCTGGGGTCCCTCCATCTTCAGGACGGTCAGGATGGCCCGTTCCACCTCCACCTGCTCCCCTTCCCGGGGGATGTGGCCGAGGGTGGCCATGAGGAGCCCGGCGACCGTGTCATAGTCCCCATGCGGCAGCTCAAGGTCCAACCCGGCCTCCAAGTCCTCCACATGGAGCTGGCCGGAGACGAGGCAGGCCCCATCCGGAAGCCGCTGGAGCTCTGTGGGCGCTTCGTGTTCCTCCCC
The sequence above is drawn from the uncultured Holophaga sp. genome and encodes:
- a CDS encoding response regulator, with protein sequence MSRILLVEDNEMNRDVLSRLLKRRGYEMCFAEDGEVALRVASEQHPDLILMDISLPVMDGNEATRRLRADPCFATLPIIALTAHALASDREIAMAAGCTDYETKPIDFPHLLEKIARHLDHPIE